AGGTTCTCCAAAACCAACACGTGCCTGGATCCTGGCCCGATCTGTTCCGGCCCTGCCAGTGTTGATTATCATCCGACCATTCGTTGGTTATCTTAATATTAACCTATGACCTGTCCCCTCCCTTCCCTCTGTAATTCTATCTTTGAGTGCTAGGAGAGACACAGAGAGTGAAGCCAACCATGGCTTCGTCGTCATTTTTGTCTCTCAGCGACCCTCGACTCCTCATTTCCCCCACTGTTTCAGGCGCTGGAAAATCCGAAAACCCTCAAAAGAAGTTAAAATTTGTGTTTGGTGGGAGACCCTCTTGGAATTTTACCTGCAATcgctctctttcttcttcttctcctttgtctTCCTCACCATTTCAAGTTCTTCAGAAATCTGTTCCATTGGCTGCTTCAGTTGCGATTCTTCTCTGGTCAAACCCAGGTAAATCCCCTAGCTTCATAAATATGTTCCTTTGGTATATGGGTTTTGTGtatgattcttttgattttgttttatgcAGCAAATGCCGGATTTCTGTCGGGGTTCCCTGGGATAGAATCAGTCCCTGGTCCTGAACTACCTCAGATTGATTTCCTCAATCGATTTAATGGTTCAATCTCACCCCTTACCTTTCAACTTCCACCTTTCACCTTCCTTCTATGTTGTTGAAAGATTAGGTTTACAGAGAAAATACCTTTGTTCTTGCAgaagaaaatcagaagaaaTATGCAGAATTTGATGCAAGATTCAAGTCATCCCCACTCCTTGAGAAGCTATTGGAGAAATCCAAGTTGAATAAAGAGAAGTAATTTTGTTATGATCATACACACAGATTTTCTGGTCTTCAGATTATTTAGGAGAAGAGAAATATTATAGGGTAGAATCTGGATTGAAGAATTCATGTTGGTTGAGCTAagattttttgtgttttttttctctttcttataaTGTTCCAGGAATAAGCTAGAGATCCAAGACAAGTATTGCTTGCGTGGTGCAGAGTGGGGAGTGGGAGATTGCTCCACAGAGGGTATGACACAGGAGGAGAAAGATAACTTCATTGCTATGTTGAAGGAGAAAACTGGAGCCAAATGAATGAAATCTAATGTTCAGAGTTTCCAGCCTCTGCAATTGCAGAGATGATTCAACTATTTTGATCCTTGATAAAGAACAAAAGAGGGATGGACCCATGCATGATTGTAGGTTACAAACTGCAGAGTTACAACATTTAAGTAGGATGAAAAATTTGTGTTTAATggtaaaatatttataaataaattgtCTTACATATGGATGTCAATTTGGTGTATACcttggatgctcactgcaacATTGCAGCGGTTACGGTGGAGATGTATTGTCCCGTGCAGGGTGAGACTGATTGGGATTTTGAGGCCCGAGGTCGGATTGGGTGGGGTCTGAGTTGAGGCCTTGGGTTGAGCagcttgagcccggcccatcCTAACCCAAGGGCCTGATGATTTGTAATAtgtgtattaaatattaaataaaatataaatatatattatatacacGATTCATTCCTTCTCACATTCTTTGTTTTCTGATAACTGACATACATCActtattttattctttgttttatAATCACCGATATCACCACCCACTcattattaataatattatattatatcaATTGTAAGAAAAATAAACCTAAAATGCAGTGTGACATCTACGCCAAGGTATAATGAAGGGTGAAATGACCTCCCCACTCTCATGAAAGGTATAATCCCACCATTATTGATATTTCAACATAGTCCCAACTAGGGGTATCAATTCTAAGCCCGCACCGATAGGTCGATCAAGTCTGACATGTTTACAGCCCGACTTGGACCGGCCTGATTATAACGGGCATTCAtggtgcaagtagctagcccgTTGGGTGCTCGATCGAATCGACACGTTTATATGCCCGGCTTAAACCAATTCGTTgtagcccaacccagcccgaccccctttaatattacataaaatttatattttgccactactagtaagaaataaattaagctttcttactctttgctttgtaataggatttgatttaattaagctttattttgcaaGTTGTAAAGGTCATAGtcccttatttttctttgtaagaacaaccataatcttatataatttctctttttttgttaaagATTTGCTTCTCATATATCTAGGCATTCAACCAACTTAAAAGGAATTTTATggtaggcacgtttaaagcccgtttagagtccatttagacttaaataggtctatagcctAGTTAAGAACCAGTTAAGACTCATTTAAAGAAGTTCGATCAAAGCTCAACACCGACcggcccgattataaaccataccatgtcccccaaagctatgcccgtttacttaaatgggcgGTGCAAGACTTTCAAGTGGTCAAGCTTGATTAAGCCCGACCAAGACCGGCCCagcctgaccgattgacacccctagtcccaACAGAGGGCCCCTCaccctatatatatattattatttttttaagaactcACTATAGTTAATTGATGCCAATAACTCAGTACTTGTGGGTGGGGGAGGAAACAGGGGCCCAGAGCAGACCATGGTCCAAAGACTGGCATAACATTGCCTTGCATGGTTTCACGGGATCCCCACAAGATTGTGATTGGAGCGATTGGGCCGCCCAATCCAGCATTCCTTTCATAGTGAGTGGGTTGCACGTCCGTGATGCCCGAGGATGATACCTTGGACTGTCACAACTGACAATAATCCAAGCTACAGATAATAGTTCACCAATtcttaacaaagaaaaaaaaaaaaagataatagtTTGCCAATAGCCAATAGGTACAACCCGTACCTCAGTTAGCTTTaagttaagagagagagagagagttttaatGTTGGGTGGGGGGAGGTGGAGAAGGGGCTTTGCATCCTCTGTTTTCAGAAGATAAAAGGGGTTGGAGGATTGGATTTGCACGTTGGTAGGGCTGAAACTTACAAGAATTTGAGTGGTAGGGTTGTGACCAGACAAAATTGGCTTCACATGGTGATGGCTAAAGGGCATCCCATCCATCTATATTTTAAGGGAGTATGTTTTCTATTCGGAAACACGCTTTTATTTCTAGACATAAAGGGTGCGAAATGACCACCGTGCCCTTCCTAGTTGATGCTTGAACATCAATGCTCTCaaattgaaaacattttttcattttttaatatcaaCATATAGTTTTTGAAATTGTTATTACATAAACGATACCAAGTGACAATTGCTAGTACAGCTAGGTTGAGGCCAATGTGGTTGAACCTAGCCCCTATAAGGTCTTAAGTGAATTCATGTTATTCGTCTAATTTAGAAACTTCCCGTAGGAGTGTCAAAAATTGAACCCCCACCGGTAGGTCTAAACTTAATTGAAGCTCGAGATTGGCCCAAACaattattaaatatattaaGTTCAAGAATCAACCAATTAATAAATCGAGTGATCCCTATGCAAGGTAGTGGTCCAATGATTGCTCAATCAATAACATTTAGTTATAGCCCGATTAACCAATTTAAGACCGATTTAAAGACCGTTTATAGCCCAACTAGTCAATTAAAACGTTTAAATCCCGACCAAGCCCTAGCCTAGCCTAATTACCTAAAGGCTAAAAGGGTGAAAATGGAGTGACCCAACCTAAACCGACCGGAGCGACCGGAGCggccggttgacacccctactcacaACAACAAGATTTGTAAGATACAAAAAAGGGAATTATCCAATTTGATTCTCTCTGAAAACACTTATCGTCGCAAACGATTTTCCGAATAAGATAATTAATACAGCAAGAACAGTTGTAATCTTGTGAAACATCCCGAGGTCAGCGAGGTGCAGGTGTTCCTCTATACGTCTGCGTATTCCTCTCAATGTGCTCCTGGCTTACGGGACTCAATTCTCAACTTCACGTTAGGGCTTCTTTCAATCCTTCTCATTTATCGCCCTTGTCACAATTTTGCCCGAATATTTCGTAATTGAGTTTCTCAAATTATATTTACAGGAATCGAAATACCTAAAATTGTCCCTTCTTCGggtgaattttcttttcaaaaatgtTGAGATTTGTGAATACCGTGTGATGATTGATAGTAGTTTCATTGTGTTTCTATTATCCTTttaaattttgagtttggatttTTCGGTTTTTGATTTCATTCGTTGAGAAGCGGTTTTTGATTTTATAATGGTAGATTTGTTGTATCAAACTGTTCGGCTAAATAATTTAGCGGAGTTTGAACGATCAGCGGTGCTATTTTTGTTGTCTTCTTTCATTGGTAGTATGTTGTTCGTGATTTTGTTCTTCTGTTTTTGCAGGTTAAATCTTTTCATCAACTAGGGTTTGCAGTTTCAGAATTATTGGCCCCCGTTGAGCTCTGAATTTTCACGTACGAAGTATGTACCGGAGTGTGGCTTCGGCCACTCCCCGGGGCGGGATACCTACGGACAGCGGAGAGTATGTGGTGCGTCTTGATCAAGTTCCGTGTTGGAGCGACACGGAACAGAGGTCTGCTTTAGGGTATGACAATGAGGATCCTTCCTATCCTAGTTGGTACTTTTCAGATCCTCTAACGTCTTCTTCCGGAGCAGAGAATGGTTCTAGTTCCAGTGGGATAGTCTCAAGGTTTCCTGTGAACCATGAAATCAACTCCAAGATATATCTTTGGCGGGGAGATCCTTGGAATCTTGAGGTAGATGCAGTGGTCAATTCCACCAACGAGGTGAGCCCTCTTAATGATAGTTGTTTGGCATAACCAGGTTATTTTGTCGAAAGAAACTCTAATGAAGATTTTGTTTCTTAATTCGAAACTTGGAAAATGGGGAATTTGAGCTTCTATTTAAAATCCTTGGCTTAATTATCAATGAATCCACTTCGAGGACTCATTTTTTTACTCGTGTGTGGGTTGCAGAGTTTGGATGAAGCACACAGCAGCCCTGGCTTGCATGCTGCAGCTGGACCTGGTCTTGTGGAAGAATGTGCAACACTGGTAATTTTAGACTTCGTCGATATTTATCCACTTCTTTTTTAGAATGTAGACTTCTTGAAAAGAAAAGGTTGAAGCTGCAGCTCTTGCCATGCAAAGAATTTATAGCATGCATGATTTCTGTGAGGCTTCATGAGTTATTGACTAGAGTTTTATTTTGTATCAGAAGAGGGCCATGTGGTTTTAAAGCATGTCGACCTTGAAAATCCAGggaactgatttttttttttccaagttagTATATAGTGCAAGTTGATGTATCTAAATGGACAAGTGGAGGGCCAAAAGGTCATGGATCAAAATAGTGAATAAAACTTCAAAGCCTATAAATGATCAGAATGAGTGATCTGCATGGTGTGGAGTGAATGAATGTGAGCTGTCCCTTTGTAGTTACAAACTTACAATGCTTATTGAAGGTTTGTTAAGATGATATGGTAACAATGTTAGCTTACCGTGTACTCCTGTGTTGGCATCCTGTAAATCATTTTGTTCAGGACTTGGAGTACCCCCTTGTCTTTGATAAACAACGGGGAGAGTATCCGATTCAATTCCTGCTTTATCCAGAGGTTAGCATGAACTTGTAGATTCATCTG
This Macadamia integrifolia cultivar HAES 741 chromosome 10, SCU_Mint_v3, whole genome shotgun sequence DNA region includes the following protein-coding sequences:
- the LOC122091302 gene encoding uncharacterized protein LOC122091302 gives rise to the protein MASSSFLSLSDPRLLISPTVSGAGKSENPQKKLKFVFGGRPSWNFTCNRSLSSSSPLSSSPFQVLQKSVPLAASVAILLWSNPANAGFLSGFPGIESVPGPELPQIDFLNRFNEENQKKYAEFDARFKSSPLLEKLLEKSKLNKEKNKLEIQDKYCLRGAEWGVGDCSTEGMTQEEKDNFIAMLKEKTGAK